One Gossypium hirsutum isolate 1008001.06 chromosome A08, Gossypium_hirsutum_v2.1, whole genome shotgun sequence genomic window, ATGTAGTATATTACAATACATGCCTATAACtagaataatatattattattataaatttaatatcttaataaaatattatttttattaaattagactTTGAATTGggttttaacttttataaattatattcgggtattaagtttaatttctttttattttgggctataatcaatttattttgaCTTTAGATAATAATGAGTATATTATTTGGATTTGgaaatagtataatatatttgaGTTTTGGTGTAAGTACTTTAGAATATGAGTATtaggtttataaatttaataagaaagaTAACAATTATTAAATTgccaatataatataataaataatattttcgtcaattaatatatatatcatataataataagttttacattcaattagcaaattaatctattaaatatatataatttatgcctTTTATAACGcaaaattgaattgtgttgttaTCATAAAAAAGTAAAGTGaattattatattcaaaattaaaatctttataagttaaaaaattcaaaattattaaaatttgtcaGAGCCCACTGGGCTTGATTCAAGCTCGAAAGAGCTTGACCTTGAAAATTTTTGAGTCCGAAAGAGCTTAAACCCAAAAAAATCACGCCCAAAAGAAATCCGAGTCCAAGCTGATTAGATCCCAAAAAAATTCAAGCCCAAGAAAATCTGAATCCGAAGAAAGACTAATCCAAACTTGCTCATTTGCCACCTCTAAGTTAGGGATGGTAGCGAATCGGGATGGGAGCGAATGTTGTTAAATCCATCACCGCTCCATAATTGGCACTCTTTGCTCTACCACCTGCACCACTCCACTATGGTTGTATAATTTTGAAAACGACTACCAGCTCTATAGATGTTGAATACATTCATCCTCGCCCCAGTCCGCTCAACTctactttaatttaattcttctatttgtttttaatttttttaatatcaaataaaatatttaaacataattctttaaaaaatatttaaacataaaacatataaatttttctataaaaataaaaaaaatcaccctACCTTACCCTACATCCACTTTCTAAAAAGAAAAATTCGGAATCCATGGTGGACTTGGATTCTTACCACCCTTACTCAAATTCTAACAATTATTGTTGGTGGATTCAGGATCATAACAAGAAGTCTATCATCTTATTATCATCCATCCTTTGAAAATCGATTTGAAGTTTCCGTCTTCCATTTTTTTCtcgttttctttaattaattaattattattattattattatcattttattcttaatttaattttgattattttattttttatttgagttcCAAGAAACGGTTGaagattcaatttgataaaattcaaaCTGCTTCCATTCTTCCGATTCAGCCTTGTGGTTCGTGATTTCGCATAAAAAGAGTTATAGTTTACATATTAACCACAGTAATTAGTACATgataattaataataaacataGATGAAATTCAGAGTTATGAATGCAAATAATATTTACATGATGATGGAAATGAAAATATCAAGTTTTTTACATGAGGCAGCACGCATTGACATTGTCGTCGTTGAAAAAGTTGCTGACCTTGTCATCTCCACGATGCGTCATTGGAATGTTGCCATGCCTATGTCCCAGGTTGTAACCATGCCTGTAATAGTTGTAACTCTCCCTGAACTCGTTTGTTGTGTCTTTAAAGTATTCGGTGGTGGAGGTGAAGTACAAAGGAGGATCCGGGTAGGGCCAGAATTCAGCCCTCTTTCCAGCCCTCCTCACTCGTTTCAGCACCTTGTTCCGATCAACGTACCCGATCACCGTCACTTTTTCCATTTCTAGGTCCACTTCCACCGAATCTATCCCTAACACAGTATTATCAAGCATTAATTAATTCTAATCATATTATCGTGATGGAATTAATATTGGGTTTTTAATGAAGGAGAATATACCTCTAAGCTTGTAAATGGCGTTCTTCACTATTCTCTCGCAACCAGTGCAGCACATCCTAACTTTGAGGTCCACAGTCTGTAAATAGAGATCAAAATTCATAAGTTGTCGACCCTAGATGATCCAAATGCATATGTATGTAGTTTGGGGAATGAAAGGGAAACCTGCAAAGAAAGTGGTGGTCGACCCTTGGGCATGTTGAAGTTGCAGTAATTGATGTTGGTGCTGACGCTTTTCTTCTTGCCTCGGTAGCCATAGATACAGTAAGCGATGACCGATAATAAGGAGCCCAATGCTCTGGCAATTAAGCTAGCCATACAAATAAGTTTGCTCAAGCTTTATAATATAAAGACAAAAGAAAATAAGATCAAATGATGATGGAACACAACCCCAATCGCAGAAGATAATCCTCTATTGCCTTTGCATTGGCATCGATTCCCTTGTAATTTCTAATATCTTTGATAATATAAATAATCCGATAGTACTATATTTCTTGTGCTTGTTTATATCCATTGGACGCTGGCTGGTTGTTCATAGTTTCACACGTACATATGAAGAAAAATTCTAATAAACCCTTTTTGGAGGGAATGGTATCGAAACTACTCATGTTAATGCTTCAAATATGGGTCAAGCTTAACATGACTGCTGACACATTCAGAAGAGAATATCAGCTGATTTGGGATTATGGATGAGCTTAAGGAAAGCTGGGTTTTGACGcaaaaggaaaaaatatattCCTAAAACCTGTCTTTCCACCGTCTTTTTTAAATACACAATGCAATATATATGCAACCATGTTTATCAGAAAGCCTAAGCAAAGTTTTATTCCTTGCACGTTGTTTTCTTAAGTTACATGATTAATTTTGGTAAGATTATATACCATAGTTttgaaatttgttattatagcGGTGAGTTTAACATTAATAGAGAGGTTTATGTTTGGATTTAATGGTTGCAATAATAAAACGTTCCTATGTTAACAAAATATGTTGaagtttattaaaataaattttaaattaaatatatattaatgaaatgaaatatacGAGAGAAAAAAGTCTCACACCCCAATTACAACCAATCTCCAGTTAATTTGGACTTTTAATTGTTCAAAGCATTGTtgtgttttaaaacaaaatgaaaaaaagtaaaCCCAAAATTCAATAGTTTTCAAAACATGACAATGACAAAAGTGCACATCACCTTAACCATACCATCATTTATTTGCTTCCAGATTGAATTTGCAAGGTCTAAATTGTCAGACTAATTTGCTACTGAGCCTAAAGTACAAGGAGTCGCCACATAGTTTAACCCAAATAAATCAACAAGCCATTGCACAACATTCACTCATCAAATGCAATGGGAAATCCCAGTGCTAGCAAGGTTTATTGTGTCCAAATTAAAGCGGTGTTGGTGTAATTTTGCACACCATTTTGTATGCTTTTGCTGAAACAGAGTGAAGCAAAGACACCCAGAAAGTCGTTTTGACAGAATAAACATGAAGTTCATGATTGTATATCAAACACTAGTTCTGGTTTATATGCCAACAAACCTCATCAGTGGTGCTGTCACCCACATCCTGAGATCGAAAAAAATAGATTCTCAGTTAAATCAGTCTAGTCAGTTGATAAGCTACACACATAGATTTTACATTTTTATGCAAGCCTAGAGGAAACAGAACCTTTCCACTTTGCAGTACCATATTACCAATTGATAGTTACAAAAAAGCCAGCCGCAGCTGAGGATTTTAATAAGAATCTGAGACATAGAGAACAAATGCGCTGTTACTCCACACATCAATTCAGGGTAATTATTATTCTTCAAGTAATTACAGGCAACCACTGATCTGTCGAAGCAGAAATGTTCTGAAAGGATAAGAGAAGTGTGTACCGTTTTGCTCAATTTACCCATATCTTGCAAGCCTTAACTATGGTTTCCAAGTGGACATCCCAATTTGATGTCATAAAAAGCCTTGGGATTATAATATTTGATTACTAGTAGTAGGGATCAACAATTCTTCTCACTGCCAACACCATGAAAACATATTTAGGAAGAATGGTGTTGGGGCTTGACTTTATACGCCCTTATttaaatttgatgtaatttatAAAGGCATCATCGATGtcataataatttaattacttagattgaataattgatcttgagaccggaataaaatgaaaaagtaaatatTCCCTATTTCAACCATTAACAGATTCATGATACCCAATAACAATATAAGCAATTAAAGTTTTTTAGACTAATAACTCTTCCCCAAAACAATGTTTGCCCTACAATCtcagaaataattttaaaaaataaatcttctACAATCCAATATCATTTACTGCTATAGTAGTTCATAAACTTTATAAAgaaaaaagtaatattttttattatttattttaagaattattatCATGTACACcatcaatgaaaaataaaaacccacAAACATGTTTAGTGATTCTcctatcaaaattaaatttataattcacATTGAATATAcaaaatgttaattattttaattgttgtaaaaatattttaaaaaaatccctcAAGGAAATAAAAGAAGGTTTCCATTTTCCTAAACGTTTACATTTAATACACTATCtatgtataaatttatatactaATTAGGTTTAtccatttataaatttataaagttaattttatttttttatttctaagatAATGATGTGTCAATTAATTGTCAattcataaattatttattatacttgACTACagattatttaaaaaagaaattattggcataaaatcttgattttttatataaaaaaaattattattttttaatcattaaaGGTGTTCTCATCCATTTTACAATCTGTTAAAGTCGGAGGTAGCATTTAAATAAAGCCCTCCCAATAATATCACTTgatctaaatattttaaaaaattaattatttaaataaaatttgtattCCATTGATAAAATTACTTCTTAAGCTTTAGCTATGAAATTTAACGGTATAAGTTACAAAGAAGTGCAGATAAAATAAATTAGGCTTAGATATATAacggtaaaaagaaaaaaaagaaaagaaaagataacaaTTGAAATTTATGTATTGTTTTAAATGATTCTCTATATACATCTCAATACTATaacttacaaataaaatttttcaaaataattaaaaaaaaacattataactttaaaaataatttaatttaaagtaaATTGTGCCTTATTGATTAAGTGTTTACATTTTTTAAGATTAACTTGATTTtgtactaaaaataatttaactcaatataattaaattttaatatatgccattgacaaaatttatcattccaataaaaaataaaaaacaaataaacaaaattacGTAGAATAAAATGAaccaatatgaaaaaaaaaactgttaTTATTAACCCAACAATTTAAAGAATAATTTTATATAGATCATAATTCTGCGGTCTAGTCGCTAAATTAAAGGCAAAATTtatgataattaaaaattatttaagacACAAAAGTATAATATCAAGTGAAAATCAAAAGCTTTTACATAAAATGTCATATACTCAATATCGTAATATTCTTTTTTAAATGCTCCCTATAAATTTAATATTGTGGTAGAATACACATTTGTTTCTCAAGATAACATTTAATTTGACGTTTAGATAGAAACAATCATTATAAAAAGTTTACCATTTAAAGGAAGGTAGAAAGAATTTCATTTATAACCTCAAGAGAAAAAATATATGTTCAAAATATTATCTTTaattcacatttcacaattgattaatattttgtatcgataaatcattaaaaattattcatttctaattacttttttaatatttaatattttaaatgtgtttaataatattttttatttttaaaataatataaaaatttcaacaaaaaggCATTGAATAAGATAAGTAGGTAGGTAGTTACTTATGTAGAAAATattaggtttattttattttattaaagccAACAATCTCTTGGCCTGATGGCAAGAGTATTATGTTATAGGCATAAGagtttgagtttaattttaagTAATCTCATTCCTTAcccttaattataaaaaaaattattttattaaaaaattaaaataagttattctttttataaaaaaatattcaa contains:
- the LOC107953270 gene encoding heavy metal-associated isoprenylated plant protein 30 isoform X1, which gives rise to MASLIARALGSLLSVIAYCIYGYRGKKKSVSTNINYCNFNMPKGRPPLSLQTVDLKVRMCCTGCERIVKNAIYKLRGIDSVEVDLEMEKVTVIGYVDRNKVLKRVRRAGKRAEFWPYPDPPLYFTSTTEYFKDTTNEFRESYNYYRHGYNLGHRHGNIPMTHRGDDKVSNFFNDDNVNACCLM
- the LOC107953270 gene encoding heavy metal-associated isoprenylated plant protein 30 isoform X2; the encoded protein is MASLIARALGSLLSVIAYCIYGYRGKKKSVSTNINYCNFNMPKGRPPLSLQTVDLKVRMCCTGCERIVKNAIYKLRDSVEVDLEMEKVTVIGYVDRNKVLKRVRRAGKRAEFWPYPDPPLYFTSTTEYFKDTTNEFRESYNYYRHGYNLGHRHGNIPMTHRGDDKVSNFFNDDNVNACCLM